The following are encoded together in the Spiroplasma apis B31 genome:
- a CDS encoding nitroreductase family protein, with protein sequence MTKSLEFVSKRRSAKKFIENYNLSDTEINEILESIRMAPTSFGMEPFRVIYLENKEIRDELFETWWNQIGVNKSSALLLWYIPTNEVIINKWIDEQNNRNIPDGFEHIKTYRKSGLDLVLKTHSLDVGEWAARQVYLSLGVLLNTVQELNLDICPSEGFDPKKAEAVLEKNGLIDLSKERLVLGAFLGKVDKSKENHHAFEKIRRPLTEMSKIIK encoded by the coding sequence ATGACAAAAAGTTTAGAATTTGTATCAAAAAGAAGATCAGCTAAAAAGTTCATAGAAAATTATAATTTATCAGACACAGAAATTAATGAAATATTAGAATCAATTAGAATGGCACCAACTTCTTTTGGAATGGAACCTTTTAGGGTAATTTACCTAGAAAATAAAGAGATTAGAGATGAATTATTTGAGACATGATGAAATCAAATAGGAGTAAATAAATCGTCAGCTCTGTTGTTATGATACATTCCTACTAACGAAGTTATAATCAATAAATGAATTGATGAACAAAACAACAGAAATATACCAGATGGTTTTGAACACATAAAAACCTATCGTAAAAGTGGTTTGGATTTAGTTTTAAAAACACACAGTTTAGATGTTGGTGAGTGAGCGGCAAGACAAGTATATTTAAGTCTTGGTGTATTATTAAATACAGTGCAAGAACTAAATCTTGACATTTGTCCGTCAGAAGGCTTTGATCCAAAAAAAGCTGAGGCTGTACTGGAAAAAAATGGTTTAATTGATCTCTCTAAAGAAAGATTGGTCTTGGGTGCGTTTCTTGGTAAAGTTGATAAATCAAAAGAAAACCATCACGCGTTTGAAAAGATAAGAAGACCCTTGACTGAAATGTCTAAAATAATTAAATAA